The region tcaatttgtaataggaattgaaattgtaatttgaggaggaatttcagtccaattcaaagtctgctgcacgtgtaattctcttctttcccgttcgggaagccatagttccgtttgtgacatgcccaattttcttctttcccgaacgggaaaccACAATTCCGTTCGAAAAAACTGCAGACCGAAAGCTTTGAGATTTGAtttcttcttgagtcccgaacgggacaaggccttctcgttcgggactcatgctcattctgcatggttcccattcgtgaaacctttgtttcgaacgggaacatccCCTTTTTTCCTTAATCTCGTTCGTGAAgttcaattccttcgtccgcaagctacgctttttactcgtacacgcaatccaccataaatttgccccaaatagtcgtttttcacctaatttccactgaaacactaacaaacactattaaacgtaaaaacgccaaataatgtataaaaacaatactacacatgatgaaaaccgagtaaaatcgaccctaaatataggagtaaaatactcctatcaactGTGAGCTCCAATTGACCGATATGACTTGCAAAATAAGATAGACGGTTAACCGTATGGTggtttgtccgattaactctccgatgcttaaaTCAGTTTAGACTTGATGGgagaaataatattattaaaaatatgtgtAAAGGCATTATCTCAACTCCTTTTATAACAGTAAGATCTGATCTGATTGAGTTTTATAAGGAAAGAGATTTCTTTAAGGAATAAGTTTTGGAATAGGAAAGAAATTCCTACTTTCTAGCGAGATCTTATCTTTTTTCCTATGTAGGGAGGAGTCATGAACAATGATATCTTCCTATGTTGGTCTTTATTCTTGTTTAAGAGTATATCTCTTGATAGATCTAGAAGATCTGATATTTTAGATTCTCTTCTTAATAGTATAAGTGTATTTGTGTTTGAatatgagttgagaggattatAATATAAGTTTTAGAATTAGAAAAAAGTAATTTCGGTAAAAAAGGCGGGACCTGGTAACTTAGGAACAGTATTTAGTACTACACTAGTTTAATAGGACTTCAGTCTTTTAAAGTTTGGCCTACTTTTAGAAGGATTCAGTTGTTATCTTAATTGGACGAGATTTATACAAATATACTCTTAGATAGGTGAATCTCAAGATTCGACCGTGTTGATACGTGTCGCCAGTTTACTTCAGGTTAAGTCTTGAGGTAGGCTTCTTTCGCCGAGCCCTTATAGAACTCGGTTCGTTATTATGATCGATATAAACGTGTTTCCATCAATACTAATAAATAGATTCACGAAtatacataatttaaattttagaggttgtaagaaataaatctaaaaaattcatatataactAAAACAATTTATGTTTTGTTGTCTTTGTATAGTCATAtgtattagtttatttatattattaattttaattttaatttttcagttctatatttaaataatatcaaatataaataacaaaaaatataaaaaaaaataacatgcaacaatttcaaattaaaatcatGATACATATCTATTAAAATATCACATTCAACAATTTCAGttgtaaattataattaataaaaaaatgttataacaTAATAAACTAGTAGTGGTGAAAAACGAACAAAGAATCAATATACCCCCTGAACttgcacgaaatatcaaaaaagtcattCTCGCTGGTTTTGGTAAAACCAATCCGCAACTATGTCAAAGTGCATTAAATCAGCCCCTCTGACACAAAAACACCCAAATAAGAGATTGGAATTGCctaatttcaaaattgaaacccaattaattttaatttaacactaactaaatataattaaacatttaattaactcaaattaattaaaaatctaaaaccgTCACCGGCCACCCTAATCCACCATTGGTCATTCGAATCTGCCACCGGACACCTTACTCCCACCGCCATCCATCCTAATTCCACAGTCGGCCATTGTTCTCAGACAAAAACAGACCCATACGAGAACAGACACGATCTGTGCATCCTCAAAGAGGATAAATATATCAATTCTTTTATCCTCAAAGAAGATGAACCCAGATCGGTTCATCCTCTTTGAGGATGAATAATTGGGTTCATCCTCTTTGAGGATGAATAATTCTCATCCTTAAAAAATGgagaatttgttttaaaaaaattgtttggtttataaaatttaaaagtataaaatttacaaataaaaatttgaattttttaaatattaatttgtaaaataaaataaaataaaagattattttagtttttttatatttttaaatggaaaGTGTATTTCACTTATGAGCGTAAGAATAAAAAAGAGTTAATTTGATGCATTTTAACATACGTACGAGTTGATTTATATCAAaatcaacaataataatttttcaatatttcatATTAAGTTGAAAGGGTGAATTGAGCTCTTTCGAAAAACCTCTCATACAAGTCTTTTTCTTTtggcaaaaatacttaaaaccCCCCCCCACCTTTgactttgttttcaattgcaccaccgcgtaggagaattttcaattacaccctatttagggttttcagttttcgtcTGTACCCCAATTAACTaaaatgacctctttttatttagaaataagtttaaattaatccttcatatactaatttatttgttttttttcaaatgaaaaaaataatgatacaatcgctctatttagttggttttaataatttattattaaattgattaaattatcaattttttttattctcgggtacagatgaaaactgaaaaccctaaatagagtgcaattgagaattctcctaggtggtggtggaattgaaaaaaagttcaaaggtgtaggagttttcagtatttttgccttttcttttttgttcatttgattcagttttttttttccagtttttaataattttatctttatttttgaataaagtttcctttttagccaatttgatatagATCTAGAAATAAATTTCTatcctaatatcttaatttggattagatctgatctaatcgaaattaagagtagttttttttttcattttggaagatgaatttttttttccgttGCAAACGACTTGAATCTCTGCATTTAGAATCGCCATCTAACAACGGATTTCTAACTATGAACCAGAGGTGGTTCGAGTTTTGGAGTTGATCAATGAGAAAGGTGTTTCTGTGGATGTTGCTCTAACGGTGGCTCAAGCGATGCAGGACCATCGAGATCAATAATCACTTAGTATGAAACGTTCATAGATTAGACTCTTCTAGCACGTTGTGGAAGTTGTGCGAgcattttaataaaatcaagtCTAATTTTTTAGGGTGACCTGCTTGGTGGTTAGAAAAATCCTAGTCGATGACAGTAATTCCTATATTTCCACTCATGTAGTACTTTATTTCATTTTACCATATATAAAATCCATATGTATAGATATCATCATCTACACCCAGAAAGCCGTATGTTTTGGAAGAAGTTTGTACAGTTTGGGAAGAGGTATTGATTGATTAAAAAGAAGAATATACTTCAACCGATATGCCCTTAAACACGGCCATACATAACATAAAAGGCACACTTGAAAAGGGTGGACAATTAGCTATGTGGAGAAGttgtttatttgtaatttttattattattaataaaagaattaacctttaagaaagaaaaacaaaaaggtGATCAatgaaaaactattttttttttggtaagcccatacACGAATCCGCAGCTTAGTAGGTCAAAACACCCATGAAAATTCAACATTCTCTTTTACAAGTTTTACCTTATAAAATTAATTGGTTAAGGAAAACAAATAAACTTTTCATCAACggtagtaattattttttctaccatttgtaattttaaatattagtattcatttacaattaatttaattttaatgttgtaattataaaaaatacaaataatatttatattttaatacattGATACGACAATTATACAAAGAGATGTACCATATTATGAAGCGCTcacattatatttttattcaattataaatagtattatataaatattttatttgacaaGTGTTCacggaaataaaaaaatctatcagatgtatatttatataattaccaTAGTAATAtatcttaataaaaatataaatttattaacataattatttactactttaaaattttaatttaagtatattttaataatgGCTGAAGATAATATAGATTTtcaagtattaaaaaaattcacttgaagtttaaaaatgtaaattaagtTACATTTCATTGATATTATcttcaaatttataatatatcattttgaagtttaaatattattaaatttatagatttttagtttaattttacctactttgtaaaaaaaattctttctaatttaattataaattgaaaaacaaattacTCAAAAAACCCCTAgttaatcataattaacagtttaatactatttattttaaaattctactTAATGATTCAtacttttgattttattaactATTAGATTCGTCCGTTAATTCTGACATTTACTTTTAAACCATTTGATATTCTATTTCCAATTTTGTTAACgatttagtccttcattttaattttttttaatgaataaactttactttcaaacaatttagtatctcacttttaaacgatttgttATCTCACTTTTAATTATGTTAACGATTTACTatctcaaattaacagaaggacttaataattaacatatttttttgaTCTTaggaattaataaaattaaaagtaaaaaaccacaagtgttttttttaaataagagatATCAAGctgttaattattatatataggAAGAAGGTACAAAAATGATCCTAATGTTTACTCTAAATCTCACTTGGCCCCTTTATGTTTTTTGAATCTCAGTTAGGACCCTCATGTTGCCACCGAAGTAGGAAAATGACCCTATgtcttaaaaattgaaatttagacTCTTTTGTTAGAAAgggttaaattttaaatgaggGTCATCTTTGCACATTTTAATTCATTgaggtcatttttgcacctcaGTGGAAACATTACGGTCATTTATGTACCTTTCGGCTgatttatatcaaaaaattaatcttttgaACATTTATTACAAATTTTCACGTTAATATTTTAccaatcaatattttttttaaattctcgaCCTTTATTGTTTTTACTTCATTTAGTATCCATGAAATTAGAGATGAGCAAACATTAAACCAAACCTAACCGAGATTAAAGTGAATTGATTAGTGGTTAATATGGTTCGATTGGACTTatgaaaattttagttttaggtTGTGATTTGGTTTCACAGTTCGGTTTACCTAACCAAAAACAAACttccacacacacacacacatcaAAACGATATATATGagttttcgttttttttttggattaggTTCAGTGAACTTAGCCAtaaaaccaaaactgaaattcTAAACACAACCAATTCATATTAACCACTAATCAATCCACTTTCAATCTCAATAAAATTTGGTTCGGTATTTGCTCACTTTTAATTTCGTGaatataaatagaataaaaataataaaggtcaaaaatttaaagaaagttATTTGATTGGTGAatatttaaatggaaaaatttataataaaggtttgaaatttattattttgatataaataatcaaaaaatacataaatgacCCAAATGTTGCCACTGAGGTGCTAAAATgatcctaataatttaaaaggtGCGAAATGACCCTCAGGCGTCAGTTTAACGGTGAAATTTAACCCCGTCTAACAGAGGGGTCTAATATTCAATTTTCAAGATATTAAGGTCATTTTCGCACTTCGTTGGCAACATAAGAGTTCTAATTGAGATccgaaaaacataaaaagatcAAGTAAAATTTTAGATAAACAATAGGGTCACTTTTGTACCTTattccttatatatatatatatatacatatatatatatatatatatatatatatatatataaggattttataataatttactcgTCTGGGAGCTTTGGCCTGGTTGGCAAAGCTCCTAAGACATCCTTCCGAGATCCTGGGTTCGACCCAGATCTCAAGAGCCAGTGGGttgatttaaaaaagaaatgtaTATAACCACAACTAACTCCCGCTAATCCCCGCTAACAAGTAAAGTAGGtctatctttggcaaaaaaaataataataatttactctaaattaaaatttagataattataaaaatttcagaTATTATCACTATTCACTAATAAAAGCGGTCGGCGCGTTTCTCCGTTAACGCTGTCCAATAACGACTCATGCTTTCTCAGAAACCTCATCATACATCCATACTCGTTTCCGTTAACATTCCGTTTcgtatttaataatattaatatctctCTCCATATATAAACTCAGGCCTTGGCTCCTTCTTCCTTCCAAGCTCTGTAATCATTTCTCCTCTCAATTGAAAACTTTTACCTTAATTAACCCGAAAAGACTTCAACTTTTGTATTTGTCTTACTACCCAAGAAATTCTGTCTCTTTTCAGGTAATTCTTAACACTTAAGTTTCATTTCTTGATTGTTTGGCTTTTTGGGTACTTGaaagtgtttgtttttattgaatattgttgaattattgtatGCTTAAATGTATGATGAGTTGTTGAAATAGTATTTACTGACAACCATGGATAGGTTTTGGTTGCTTAATGATTATTCCcgtttattaaattttcaatttgaagAAATGTTTAGTTTATGGGTTTTATGTTGATTGATTTTAGGATTATTTGATTTGCTTAAGATTTGATGATCATGGCTTTACTTAAAGATGTCTCTTACCTTAAGTACtaaggtagcacggaaacggacaCGGGAAACAGGATACTTGGATACGGACAAAGAAAAACGGCTTAAATTTAAAGTTACCTATAGTAAAATTGAAGTTTATGTCCGAAACATCAAGTGTCCGATATGTTTCCGAAACGGAAAACATTTGATTTGCTTGATGATCATGGCTTTACTTAAACATGTCTCTTCCCTTAAgtactaggtagcacggacacgggcTCGGGGAAACATGATACTTGGATACAAACACAGGGAAACGGTTTAAATTTAAGGTTTtccaaattaaaattgaagtttcgtGTCTGAAACGCTAAGTGTCGGATATGTTTAAGGAACGGAAAACATTGATCGAGTGAAAGTATCTGTTCTACCTAGCTTAAGTATACTTCATGTCAGTGTATTTGCTTCTTGTCCCAAAAgttgaatttaaattaattaagatttttatttGCAGGCTACTATTGGTTTGATAAACTACACACAATCTTATAATTTTGCCCTGAAGATTAAAAACTCTGCTGGTAATTTACAACATAGGGGAACAGCTGATTGTAGCATGGAATCACAGCCCATTTTTGGATACGGCAGTGTAACGGGTGCAGGACTATCTCATTCATCTCCTTCAATACCTAATAGACTTTTCGGGTCCTTGAAATTTTCTATTGGAAACTCACCTAGCTCACCGTTGTCGAATCAGTTTGATTGTGATATCCTTACTGCATTGAGTGACAGCCAGGAGCAGTATAGTTCTACTGAGAATCTTTCTGGAGCCAGCCCTTCTTGCAACTCTTTGAATAGTTATTTTAATCGCCCAAGCCCTTCATTTTTGCAAGATGTAAATTCTAACCAGAATATACAGCACGCACTTCTGCAACTAGAGACTGATTTGATGGGGCCAGACGACGATGTAGACATAAGTACGCCTGATACTACTATGGGGGAAAGTAGCAGACAGACGCCAGGGGAAAGAAGTAGGGCCTGGAGCCAGGAGCGACAGGGTTCTCGGGCAGTTCAGTCTCAGCCATCCTATGTATCTAGGCCTAGGCAATCTGGTGATGATGCTTATGGTGAAAAACATCAGAAAGAGTCCGAAGAAGCAAATTTATTGCTAAATATCCCACCGGGTAATTTGAAACAGTTGCTCATTGCATGTGCTAAAGCAATTTCTGAAAACAACATGAATGAATTTGGTAGGTTGATTGAAAAGGCTAAAGCTGCAGTGTCTATTAGTGGAGAGCCAATTCAGCGTCTTGGTGCATACTTGGTAGAAGGCTTGATAGCGAGGAAGGAATCATCGGGGAATAACATTTACCATTCGCTTAGGTGTAGAGAGCCTGAAAGCAAGGATTTGCTTTCGTACATGCAGATCCTCTACGAAATCTGTCCTTACCTCAAATTTGGGTACATGGCAGCTAATGGAGCCATAGCTGACGCTTGCAAGAATGAGAACCGCATCCATATTATCGACTTCCAAATCGCTCAGGGGACACAATGGATAACACTACTTCAAGCTCTTGCAGCGAAGCCAGGTGGAGCTCCCCATGTTCGCATTACAGGTATTGATGACCCAGTTAATAAACATGCTCGTGGTGGTAATGGGTTAGAAGTGGTTCACGGACGATTAGCTGCAATCTCTGAGAAATTTAATATCCCCATCGAGTTCCACGGGGTGCCGGTTTTTGCTCCAGATGTCACACCAGCCATGCTTGATGTGAGGCCGGGTGAAGCTTTGGCTGTAAACTTCCCGTTGCAGCTTCACCACACTCCCGATGAGAGTGTCGATGTAAGCAATCCAAGAGACGGGCTTCTGCGAATGGTGAAGTCACTTAACCCAAAGGTGGTAACTTTGGTGGAGCAAGAATCAAATACAAACACAACCCCTTTCCTAACTAGGTTTATAGAAACTCTCGACTTCTACTTGGCTATGTTCGAGTCCATAGACGTGACACTGCCACGGGACAGAAAGGAGCGGATTGGTGTGGAGCAGCACTGTTTAGCCAAAGATATCGTCAACATTATTGCTTGCGAGGGTAAAGAAAGAGTGGAGCGCCACGAGCTGTTTGGCAAGTGGAAGTCTAGGCTGACCATGGCTGGGTTCCGACAATACCCTTTAAGTTCATATGTTAACTCTGTAATAAGGAGCTTACTGAGGTGCTACTCGGAACATTACACACTCATCGAAAAGGATGGAGCTATGCTATTGGGGTGGAAGAACAGAAATTTAGTATCTGCTTCCGCATGGCATTGATTTCACAGCAGCTAGAGATGTTTGTAGCAATAACTTCGAAGCTCGATAACCTGTGTTGGAAAATGATAAAACTGTCATGGCAGCAATAGGAGGGTTGAAAGATGTAGTATTTGGTAGTCATGTAATTctgtttaaatatttaatttaatgatttttttaattctgtaAAGAGTTGTGTATTCTATAAATAGAATATGTATTCTGTTCTGTAATTGCTGTTCAGTGTGCACAGGATGCATTCTGGGTTTTCTCTTCCAGATGCAGTAATAGATCGTTTGATTTGCAGAAAAATTGTTTGTTACATATTTTTCTCCGGTTCCGTGACCGGTGatcttgaaataaaaataaatttagatgcTTGACATGATGTTTCTTCACTAGTTAATTGCAGTTAAAAGAGTTAAACTTGTATGCACAGCTGAGCTGATTAGAGGATGAGTTTGTTTGTTGCCTTAGAAATTAAGGTGATTTCAATCACAGTTTGTAAGAGAACAAAATAATACCTAAGGGATTAAATGCAGACAAAAAAAAGTTCACTTGAACATGAGAGGTAATGTTCCGCAAGTTCATACCATTTattgtaaatgaaaaatatagattaaaagagtttaaataaatttaaattagtataGACTTTTCGTTTGTAATGAATGTTATAAATTTCACGAAAATAgtttttcatattaaaatgaaatagagAGGATTCTAATCCCAAATAATCAATACATCTAGAGTCTAATTATTTGGTGAAATTCCAACGATTAGATTGTCTTTAACACAGTTCCGCACCACGAATGTATATTTAATTTGAGTTTGAAGCCTTAAAAAGTATAAGCTCATTTTACCTTGtacatttaattaatcaaatgagattgctaataatttaaattaaacatttagatCATAAAAGTGCAGATACCTATATAGTTCAGGTAAGACTCTAATAATTATCTCTATCACTTGAGATGATTTATCCAAGACAGTCTAATCCAAACACATATACaacatgaaaaatataaatcgaATTGgtcaattttattatatttcttttatagactaaaatactacaaaaatttattttttacaatctATTTGTGTGTTAATTAACagataaaaatacaatataaaaattatagtaaaataTGTTATTGGAGtgtacatatttttttttaataattagaaagGGGGAGCATTTGTAGGAAGAATTGAACTCACGACTTAACAGTTTGCTGTTTAGCACTTATACCATTTGGGCTATAATTATTTCCTATTCTATTAGGCAACAATATTTCTCAAAAATGTGAGAAATGTGCAAGCACCATCGAACTGTAGCTGGTTCGAGGCACTCCTCGTTTATACAATTCCATGCATTTCTAATATTCTTCCGAAACAATTTCACTTTCTCTTCTTCAAATTCACCCTATTGATTTGTGTAGAATTCGACTGTTGAAGTAACATGTGTTTTTGTTTGCTCAAATTTATATATCCatatacaaaaatttataaacttttagaaaaagattataaatattaaaatattcaaaaagcaatttaaaatttaatcgtTATGTGAATTTCTTgaaaactataaatattataatttaaatatataaagtatatttttgataaaataaatatttaatcaaatttaaaattacaccAAATGTAATGAAATTGtagcctttgacaaaaaaataaaataaaaattttatcttattttatttaaataaatttaacatctaacttttatgaaagaggatataaaaatttatacattaattaaaattcatttaaaaataaaacgaaTTTAGAATCAATTGTCAGAAATGGGCTGGTATACTGCCCACCAGGCTGAGTCTGGGTTGGTGTATAGCCCACCAGGTTAAGATTTCAATCGCCCATCCGTCTTCTTCCTCGCAAATACAGAAAAAACTGTTAAACCCTAATTCAAACAATTAAACGGAAAGCAAAACAATAAACATGGTGAAAGTCACACCTTAAGCAGCAGGAAAAAGTTTAATCAGTAAAAAATGGGGAAATTCCGACCTTCACTGACAACAACTTCACTAATCAAAAAACCAAACCCATCTGAAAAACCCCATCACTTTCCCaagaaaattaacaaattttccCAGGAAACCCTCCAAACAACCCACCATAAAAAACCAATCTTTCAGTCTCCACATCTCAATGAAGCTAAAAAACTCTTCAATTCCTTCATTTCCACTACAAACGTCCCACTAGACCTCCGTTTCCACAACTCTTTTCTCCAATCCTACACTTCAATCTCCACCATTGATGATTCCATCTCTCTTCTCCACCACATGATCAAATCTCTCCCTTCCCTCACCCCCAACTTATCCACCTATCATATTTTGCTATCCCAATCCTGCAAAACACCTGATCCTACCCTCTCCCCAGTTCACCAAATTCTCAATCTTATGGTAAATAATGGGCTTAATCCAACTCAAGGCACTGTTGATATTGTTGTTAGATCACTTTGTTCGGTCGGTAGAGAAGATGAAGCTGTTCATTTGCTCAAAGAATTGGCGGTAAAGCATTCGAAGCCGGATACTTTTACGTATAATTTTCTTGTTAAGTGTTTGTGCAAGTGTAGAGCTTTGAGTAGTGTTTATAGTTTTATTGATGAAATGAGGagtcaatttgatttgaaacctGATCTTGTTACTTATACTATATTGATTGACAGTGTTTGTAATTCGAAGAATCTTCGAGAGGCTATGAAGCTGTTGAGCATGTTAAAAGAGTGCGGGTTTAAGCCGGATTGTTTCGTTTATAATACGATTATGAAAGGGTATTGTATGATGGGTAGAGGGAGTGAGGCTATTGAGGTTCTTAAGAAAATGAAAGAGGAGGATGTTGAGCCTGATCTTGTTACTTACAATACTTTGATTTTTGGGTTGTCGAAAGGTGGGAGGATTCCGGAAGCGAAAATGTATTTTCGAATTATGGTCGAATTGGGTCATTTTCCTGATGCTGTTACTTATACTTCGTTGATGAATGGATTATGTAGAAAAGGGGATGCGTTAGGTGCACTGGCAATGCTGGAGGAGATGGAAAAGAAAGGTTGTAGTCCAAATTCGTGCACATATAATACATTGCTTCATGGGCTGTGCAAGGGTA is a window of Mercurialis annua linkage group LG2, ddMerAnnu1.2, whole genome shotgun sequence DNA encoding:
- the LOC126670631 gene encoding pentatricopeptide repeat-containing protein At2g17670: MGKFRPSLTTTSLIKKPNPSEKPHHFPKKINKFSQETLQTTHHKKPIFQSPHLNEAKKLFNSFISTTNVPLDLRFHNSFLQSYTSISTIDDSISLLHHMIKSLPSLTPNLSTYHILLSQSCKTPDPTLSPVHQILNLMVNNGLNPTQGTVDIVVRSLCSVGREDEAVHLLKELAVKHSKPDTFTYNFLVKCLCKCRALSSVYSFIDEMRSQFDLKPDLVTYTILIDSVCNSKNLREAMKLLSMLKECGFKPDCFVYNTIMKGYCMMGRGSEAIEVLKKMKEEDVEPDLVTYNTLIFGLSKGGRIPEAKMYFRIMVELGHFPDAVTYTSLMNGLCRKGDALGALAMLEEMEKKGCSPNSCTYNTLLHGLCKGRLLEKGIELYKAMKEDGMQLDTASYATFVRSLCREGKVAEAYEVFDYALESKSLNEVAAYTTLESTLKWLRNARERGLAV
- the LOC126670317 gene encoding chitin-inducible gibberellin-responsive protein 1-like codes for the protein MESQPIFGYGSVTGAGLSHSSPSIPNRLFGSLKFSIGNSPSSPLSNQFDCDILTALSDSQEQYSSTENLSGASPSCNSLNSYFNRPSPSFLQDVNSNQNIQHALLQLETDLMGPDDDVDISTPDTTMGESSRQTPGERSRAWSQERQGSRAVQSQPSYVSRPRQSGDDAYGEKHQKESEEANLLLNIPPGNLKQLLIACAKAISENNMNEFGRLIEKAKAAVSISGEPIQRLGAYLVEGLIARKESSGNNIYHSLRCREPESKDLLSYMQILYEICPYLKFGYMAANGAIADACKNENRIHIIDFQIAQGTQWITLLQALAAKPGGAPHVRITGIDDPVNKHARGGNGLEVVHGRLAAISEKFNIPIEFHGVPVFAPDVTPAMLDVRPGEALAVNFPLQLHHTPDESVDVSNPRDGLLRMVKSLNPKVVTLVEQESNTNTTPFLTRFIETLDFYLAMFESIDVTLPRDRKERIGVEQHCLAKDIVNIIACEGKERVERHELFGKWKSRLTMAGFRQYPLSSYVNSVIRSLLRCYSEHYTLIEKDGAMLLGWKNRNLVSASAWH